CGGAGCCTTCCTCTAGTTGATACCCCGATTCGTGTCTTCATCTCTGCGCACCTCGCATGTTACGGCTGTGGGCCACTCCCGCTGCACCACGGTCTGTGTTGCGGGCGAAACGGCGGCCACGTGGCGGTTCGCTTCGCTTCACTTGGCGGCTTTCTCGCTCTCCTGACGGATGTATTCGAGCAGGTCCTCGACCTCGTCGTCCCGCAGGTTGAGGTTCACCATCAGGTCGGTGTTCTTGAACTGCTCGAGCAGTTCCTTGGCGGTGGGGTCGGACTTGGACATTCCCTCGGGGTCCTTGATCCACTTGACGAGCCAGGCCTTGTCGCGGCGTTTGTGGACGTCTTTCAGATCGGGACCCTTGCGGATACCTTTGCCGATGGTGTGGCAGACGATGCACTTGTCATCGTAGAGCTGCGCTCCGTTTTCGCCGTCGGCAGCCATCGCCGCGCCGTCCGATCCTCCGAGTGGGCCAAAGGTGGTGAACAGCACGCCGGCCCCGAGGCCGGCGGCGAACAGCGCGCCCAGTGGAAGCCAAGTTCTCAATCTCATGCACTCACCTCGCTGCTGAAGGCAGGGGCCAACCCTGCTGCGCCGCTGAGCTTGGCAAGAAGCGAACCAATGCGTTGGCGCTGCGGTGCGGCTCCATCGCTACGCGCTGCTGCATAGTCGCGGTTGCGCTTCGTATAGCCGGGTATACAGCCGCGGCCTCGGTGGCCCGCCATCGCCGGCATCGTCGCGGGTGGGCGTAGGGGCAGTTCCGGGCATGGGAGTTGCCAGGCCTGAGGAGCGCTCGCCGGTTACGGCCACTGCGGGCGTGTATCGGCGCGCGGGATGAACCGGATTATGCGAGAACACCTACTGCCCACTACGGCAACTACGCTCGACCGCGCGGCGGTGCGCGGCTGGCTCGCGGTCGCGGTCGGGAGCCTGTTGTTGGCCGGCCTCTTCGCCGTTCTGCTGGTGGTGGGGCGTATGCCTGGCCTGGCCGCGCTGTTCGACGATCCGCAACTGTTTCGGCGTTGCCTGGTGGTGCACGTGGTGCTGTCGCTGGTGGTGTGGTTCTACGCCTTCCTGGCTGCGCTGTTTTTGACCGTACCGTGCGCGCAGCCGAGCCGGCGGGCGGGCCCCGCCAGCGTTTTGGGCGGGCTCGGCTTGCTGCTGCTGATGGCGGCCGCCGGGTTACCGGCCGGGCAGCCGTTGCTGTCCAACTACGTTCCGGTGATTGATCACGGCCTGTTTCTCGCCGGGCTGATCGTGCTGGCGCTCGGGCTGGTGGCGACGTTCTTGGACGCGCGGCTGTTGCCCAGCGCCGAGACGGCGAGTGGTTTCTTCCCGGCGCCACCCGCGGCGCGGGTGGGATTGCGGGCGGCGGCGATGGCGTTTCTCCTTGCGATCATCACCTTCACCGGCAGTGTTGCCAGCACGCCGGCGGGCTTGGCGGCGGCTGGTTACTACGAGTTGGTGTTCTGGGGCGGCGGCCACGTGCTGCAGTTTGCCAGCACCGCCGGCATGGTGTCGGTGTGGATCATGATGCTAACCGCCGCGCTCGGGCGTGCCCCGCTCGAGCGCGCGCCGGCGGCGGTGCTGTTCGGGCTGCTGGTGGCGCCGCTGTTGGGTGCGCCGCTGTTGGCGGCGCGCGGCACGTTGACGCCCGAGTATCATCGCGGCTTCACCCTACTGATGCAGTGGGGCGTGTTTCCGGTGGTCACGGTATTCATACTGCTGTGCCTGCGCGCCGTGGTGCGGGCCGATCGCGACGGCAGCTTGCCGCCCGGCGGCTGGCGTGATCCGCGGCTGGTGGTTGTCGGCGCCAGCGCCGCGATGACTTTGCTGGGATTCGTGCTCGGCGCGATGATTCGCGGCGCCAACACCATGATCCCGGCACATTATCATGCCTCGATCGGGGCGGTGACGACGGTGTACATGGCGGCCGCCTACCCGCTCTTCGCTGCCGTCGGCAGTCCGTTACCTACGGCGGCCTGGCGGCGCCTGGCGCGCTGGCAGCCCGTGCTCTACGCCGCCGGGCAGTCGGTGTTCGCCATCGGTTTCGGCTTGGCCGGCGCTCACGGCATGTTGCGCAAGACCTACGGCGCGGAGCAGCAGATCCGTTCGCTGGCGGCTGAAATCGGAATGTTGGTGATGGGTCTCGGGGGCGCCGTCGCGGTCGCCAGCGGCCTGTTGTTCCTGGCGATCGTGATCGCCTGTTGGCGCGGCCGGGCGCCGCAGTGGGGCGTGCAGAAAGGAAAGGTGGCATGGCAAACGAACATCCGCTTCAGCGCTTGATGGATAATCCGTGGCTCCTGTTGCTGCTGGGGCTGCTGATCCCGTTTCTGTCCTACACGCTGTGG
The Deltaproteobacteria bacterium DNA segment above includes these coding regions:
- a CDS encoding cytochrome c gives rise to the protein MRLRTWLPLGALFAAGLGAGVLFTTFGPLGGSDGAAMAADGENGAQLYDDKCIVCHTIGKGIRKGPDLKDVHKRRDKAWLVKWIKDPEGMSKSDPTAKELLEQFKNTDLMVNLNLRDDEVEDLLEYIRQESEKAAK